CTAATTAATTATATGTATTGAGAAAAGGAAAGCCCCTATTTCCCGAGCCACGTGGTGGAAATCGGATGGACTGTCAAATCCTGGTGTTGGATTGCCTTTATCCTACTTACATAATTAACTGCCCACCTTTGAATTTTGCCTCTCAATTAAGAAACACTTTCAGATTTCTTTTGTTTGAAAGCGATGTATGAAAAACATGAAGCTATCATTTTAGCTGAGATTAGGTGAAAATATTCAAGCAAAAGATATGCCAATAATTAAAGACAAATCCATTGTTGTTTTCCTCATTTTGATTAATTATACGTGCATGTGATATTTTGAGTTTGTCCTTTACCTATTAGCTTAGAATTTTTGGTATAGGAGCAAATAATTATGTCTtacgttattattattatttttatgcaaaTGGGGTTGTAATTTGGATGATAAACAATGATTATAAATGCTGGATTCTTGTTAGATAATGTTTTATACAGTGTGATCACTCCAATATCATGTTGGTTTATACACTAcaatttctcatctttgacaAGCGTTAAATGATGTTACTTGACAATGATTATGGAGTAGGAAAATTGATATGTGCATTAAATCTTTACTTACTATCaacattatatttattttatagtatAGTATATTTtcagattaaattaattttgtttacaatattaataaatttatttatttttgacacAATTCTTAAAACTACCCATATCCTCTTCCCAGTATATAAATAAAGGATAATGTATTTCAATGCATTCAGACCCCCATCTTCCTACGTTGCCAATCGAACTAATACTCAATCgactttaatttttagaattaatagACATGGTAACCTTTAATTTTTCAGCAATCAATTATTATTAACCAAATATGGTAATTTTAAATCCCAAGTTataagataataaataaataaaatcactaCTTTACTAAGGTACCATGATAGTATTAGCATATTAATACTAAACATTACCTTACAAATATTTATATGAACTTTAACTGAACAAACCTTATCATGTTAacaaatatttgatttaatgccTCAAATCCTTTCAAAAGTTAGCATCCTAAGTGTGTTGGATATATATTATCTAATTACATAAACGTTTTAAGTATTGGTTGATGAAAAAAATAACTATTAAGAAGCATGGTAACCATTAAACATGGACGAAAGTCGATACCTACTCAAAATCATGCACGATTATTCTttccataataataaaataattaaacaccGAATCTAAGCCAAATGATTTAACAATTTCGATCTAACGTAGATGACAAAATTTATCCACAAGGagttcatataaaataacaataaacccTAAATCAATTTCTTAACACgtagtgtgtgtatatatatgaaaacTAGTTTCATGTTCGCAATATCATAACTTATACCTGTAGTTTCATCCAACTTGAAAGGGGTAGCAACTAGTGGTCAGTTGGTCAGCGTGTTTCCACTGCTTTTCAATGGTTGGGTTGATATTGGCAAGTAATAGATTCATCAAGCTTTACACAAACACAATTTCTTGTAATGGAGGCACAGATAGAATTGGTATAGCAAGTAATGATTTTGTTAACTAAAACAGCAACAAGTCAAAATGAACACAGCAAAAAAAACTGCTCTATTTCTTCTCAATGTGAGATTTGACAGTTTGCAACCATCTAATGAACTCAGTTTTATCTTTGTTTTTCATGTATTCATGCAAGAATATTGCAAGTTCATCATTTATACTTCTTTCCTCCAAGAACTCATAAAGTGAGTCCTGCAGTTGTTCATCCAATTCCCTGTAATGACCACAATGAAGACATAAACCAAATAAAGTCAGAAACAAAGCCAATAACCACCATTCCACTAGATGCTGAGGAAGAATGCAAAAGGAAAGCTGGTTTAACtcgaaatataaaaaagaaaaaaaaaagtaacggAGGCAGGGGACCTAAACTAACTATATGAAGCAAATGATTGTTTCATATTAGGATTGCGCAGGGTGTATTGTAGAATCAACTGTAACAGTTTTAAAGCAAACAGATAAAATAACATACTTGAACTCTGGACCAATGTAAGGATGATTCGCTGTCCTATTACACCCGCGAGCATAAAATTTTTGGATCTCTATGGTATTTGGCCAAGCTGAGCAGACAATCTCCAAGACACCACTATCATCCCCCTTAGAGATGTTGacaataaatgttatatgaaGCTGCTCATCAGACTGTACTTGACCAGAATCAGGGACAGTAACAGACCCGTCAAACATGGTTACATCAATTGTAATATCTTCTTTTTCTCCGAATTTTCTTTTCAATCTAATCCATTGTTCTCCTGATCGGTCATCAACGGTAAAAGAATTGAATCTGGTCGTGGGCTGCAATTTAAAGGTGAGAATTCAGAATGAGGAGTTACTTGGTTCAATTTTCCCAATATAACACTTTGAAACTTGAAatgtattgtttttatttttaattattttacgcAGAACGAAATCATATTAAGAGCCTGCTCGATTATATTCCTAGAATTACACATTTTAAGAGTATAACACAATAAAAGAAAGGTACTTAAAAGTGACCATATTTAACAGGCATTGTTCTTTGAATATCAAATCAAGCCCATTTTCAGCATCAAATTTCGATGTGCAATTTCTAACAAGGTACAATACCAAAACGAAGCAAttgataaagaaacaaaaaaaagccAAATAAAATACTTGTTTTGGAGGGCAGTGATCGTGCTCGTATTGGATTTCTTTGCGAAGGAGCCTCAAAATGTTGTCTTGAAAAGCAGACTTACGCATATCGGAGATGTAGTTTCTGGAGTTGGAAAAGGAGGTGGAGTTTGGGTGTTGATGAAGGAGTGGGGTTCTAAGGGAAGCAGAAAAAAGGGTTCTTCTTAAGGGTCGGATTAGCGACGCCATTGATGCTGCCTGCTTGGAGCGCTGCTGCTTCTTTGGCGATGGATTTTCGTTAGGGTTTAAGTTTAAGATGCCACTGAGGTTTAAgcatttgggtttttttttaaactatttttatgcaGGCCCAATTTGGGAGCTCTTGAAGACGGGCTTTATTCTTTCGGCCAATCCAGTAGTTATTCTTGTTATTAtattagttattttaaaataaataaattattttttctcagtgaaaattttagattttattttatttttataattggaGG
The sequence above is drawn from the Gossypium hirsutum isolate 1008001.06 chromosome A05, Gossypium_hirsutum_v2.1, whole genome shotgun sequence genome and encodes:
- the LOC107958451 gene encoding uncharacterized protein At2g39795, mitochondrial translates to MASLIRPLRRTLFSASLRTPLLHQHPNSTSFSNSRNYISDMRKSAFQDNILRLLRKEIQYEHDHCPPKQPTTRFNSFTVDDRSGEQWIRLKRKFGEKEDITIDVTMFDGSVTVPDSGQVQSDEQLHITFIVNISKGDDSGVLEIVCSAWPNTIEIQKFYARGCNRTANHPYIGPEFKELDEQLQDSLYEFLEERSINDELAIFLHEYMKNKDKTEFIRWLQTVKSHIEKK